The following coding sequences lie in one Gammaproteobacteria bacterium genomic window:
- a CDS encoding LysE family transporter, which translates to MQPILHLSMWHAVLGGALLAISIAAPPGPVTTIMANCAMRGRVRESLLMAAGAILGDMLWLGLAIIGVIAFLDHRPHAVGILGLVGAALLLWMAWRTWQTRHAGLQTGATPGSMKLGIFTTVTSPFSFAWWLANGSLLYTAWGWPGIATFFVTGSLYAAAFTYAFRWVGRKALSAIVWVAYVSVVMLAGFGLYVGWTSLRLLHA; encoded by the coding sequence ATGCAACCAATCCTGCATTTGTCCATGTGGCACGCGGTGTTGGGCGGCGCGCTGCTTGCGATCAGCATCGCGGCGCCGCCGGGGCCGGTCACGACCATCATGGCGAATTGCGCGATGCGCGGTCGGGTCAGGGAATCACTGCTGATGGCGGCCGGTGCGATTCTGGGCGACATGCTATGGCTCGGCCTTGCGATCATCGGTGTCATCGCGTTTCTCGATCACCGCCCGCACGCAGTGGGCATACTGGGGCTTGTGGGGGCGGCGCTGCTCTTGTGGATGGCCTGGCGCACGTGGCAGACGCGGCATGCCGGTCTGCAGACCGGCGCTACGCCGGGCTCCATGAAGCTCGGCATTTTCACGACCGTGACCAGCCCGTTTTCATTCGCCTGGTGGCTGGCGAACGGCTCACTCCTTTATACCGCTTGGGGCTGGCCCGGCATCGCCACCTTCTTTGTCACCGGCAGCCTGTATGCCGCAGCCTTCACCTACGCGTTCCGTTGGGTGGGGCGCAAAGCCCTGTCCGCCATCGTCTGGGTCGCCTACGTGAGCGTCGTGATGCTCGCAGGTTTCGGCCTGTACGTGGGTTGGACGAGTTTGCGCTTGCTGCACGCCTGA
- a CDS encoding GDCCVxC domain-containing (seleno)protein, which produces MTARLPILTSVLTCPLCGRNTEAQMPTDACQHFWECPHCGTLLKPKPGDCCVFCSYGSVRCPPKQRERMVANKL; this is translated from the coding sequence GTGACTGCACGCTTGCCGATCCTCACGTCCGTTCTCACCTGCCCGCTCTGTGGCCGGAATACCGAAGCGCAGATGCCGACGGATGCTTGTCAGCACTTCTGGGAGTGCCCGCACTGCGGCACGTTGTTGAAACCGAAACCCGGCGACTGCTGCGTGTTCTGCTCCTATGGCTCCGTGCGCTGCCCGCCGAAACAACGGGAGCGTATGGTTGCAAATAAATTGTAG